DNA from Chionomys nivalis chromosome 11, mChiNiv1.1, whole genome shotgun sequence:
gggattaaaggtgtgcgccaccaccgcccggccaagacaAAGAATTCTTAAAGGCGGGAATCTGTAATAAAGACTATGGAGAATCTGTACATGAAAGTCAGACATGAACAGTGGAAGCGTCATCCACTGGTCAGCATGTCTAGACTATGCGCAGCAACaggctccaggacaggcttttcATGTAGTTGACAAGGAAATATTTAGTACACACTACTTACTGAGACATTTGTTATAGGACAGCATGAGAATAAattcatgacaaaaaaaaaacatgaaaaaaataaacacattttaaaaagctcagtttagcaaaacaaaaaagtctaaaACGGAAAGAGTAATCATGCTACATGGTTCAGTAATCAATAATTTACCTGTGATCATGACATTGTAAACCCTGAAAATTCACTAAGTATTTGTTAGAAATGAACAGCCAATGTACTGGAGGTTACAGTAGTGAATACTTGAAACAGTAATTTTTATCTTCCACCACTATAAATCAATCTACAATATCAATACAACACCCCAAATTGAATTATCAAAAAGCAtcaatttaaatatatacttGGGTTTGCACATAATTGCAAATATATATTCCTCTGGGCTTTCTTATCTACATATATACTGAAAATTTTTAACACaagtatttaaattatttataagggtttttttctttttgttagctCTGAAGCTAATAACACATCCTAGAAAAATACTGAGTCTTGGTGTCCACAGGGACTGTTCAGTTTGTTAAGGTTAGTTAGTATACAGGATAATGAGAGGCAATGTGATTGCttcatattttctctattttaaaagaaaaatatatgtaaagGGGAAAAAGGAAATCAGTATGTCCTCAACCTCTAaagttcatcttttaaaatgaaattattctcTTTTCTCTTAGGCCTTCAGTATGAAAATCACACACTTCATGACCGTGTTTTGGCCACTCTCTATGCTACTATTTGACAAAAGCCAGGCCTCTAAAACAGTAAGTTTTTACAAACAATAGTTAAAAggtagtaaaatatataaaagcaaaagaccaacaaaagagaaataaagacaagtgatgaacttttaaaaactaaCTCTTGAGAACCACTGAAATGTCTTCACAGCTAAAGGTGTTTGCCAAAGCATAGCAATCTGAGTTCCAGCTCCAAAACACACTATAAAAAGTAGAGCTGACTCCTGAAAACTGCCCTCTGCTTCCACATGTGCTATGACATGCATGTGTATGGACATGAGGACACACAtaaccatacacatatacaaacataaataataaaataaaaattaaattttacttatcCATATAAACTAAAATTCTGTAACCTCTGAGCAAAagtattctttgttttataaaatgaattctttttcaaAGCTAACCAAATGGGAATAAAAAGCtggttcaggagttaagagcacactctgttcctgcagaggacccaggttcaattctcagaacccacatgttggctcatatgtatctgcaactccagttccaggagattcaaaGAACTTTTCTGACTTCTCTCAGATAGCAGATACATGATGCACATATTTACATGCaggaacatacacataaaaattttaaaaaaaaaactttaaaactgaATAGAATCCTGTAAATTTTCACTATAAAATCAGCGATTAGtttcaagacaaaaaaaaaaaaacagttcaaatCATAGAATGGGGCAAGAGAGTTGACGAAATGGTTTAGTGCAAGCAAGAGGATCTGAATTACATGCAACAttgccctctcctccttctcctcatgcACAGGCAAGCACATACtgtacaaatacaaaataataatgtaaAGAAATGTAAGGTAGAGCTTAGGGATAGAGCTTAGTGGGAGAGCTTTTGTTTAATACCCTGGGATCAATCccagttctgccaaaaaaaattttaagcaaCTAAGTCAGTTGTGTTGACATGTACCTGTAATCCAGAGTGTATTAGcatgaggcaggatgatcaggagtTGGCCAGCTCATGCAATATACTGGAACCCTATTGCAAACAAAAccaacatcaaaacaaacaaccccccatGTCAATCAACAAAAATCCAGAAATGCTCACTGATACAACTTACCACCATGCAACTGCATTATTTCAACGGCAGGGCCTAGCAAGAGCTATTTATTCGATATAGTTACTAATATGGAAATCATGTCTTGTATTATAGCTCATCAAtaatcatgattttatttttatattgttttgagacaaaatgtaaaccaggctgtccttgaacttatagagaGCCATTTGCCTCTACCTGTGCTTAaaactgtgtatcaccacattCAGCATGATTCTGTATTTGATAGAAAacaattatttacttttaaaataacaaaattttgtgCTGTCATACCAACAGAGATTGTTGGGCATTGATTTATCTAATATTTCTAGGTATGTAATGGTATCTACACAAACTTCCAATTTCCCCATATATATCTATCTTGCATGCTAACATCAAATAAGGTTTtagtctgttttcattttttttttaaaaaaaagcatctcACTGTTCaagccaaggttggccttgaacttgtcagTACCCTGCCTCAATCTCCCCAAGTGCAGGGATCACAGGCAGGAGCCAACATTCCTGATTAAGTAAGTCAACAAAACTGCTGTTTCCCTTATAATtctataaaagaaatagagaaatactCTTTCTGTAATGCTTATATAGTAACAGATGGAAGACACCTATGGAACAAAATACTCTCCTTGGGTGGTTGTACCAGAATTCCCTAATCTTTAGTATTTCATCTTCATAAAGACCtatgtttgttctttctttttcagattaaagtatcatttttttttccagaattttttttaatatctcatCTTGGATatgatttttggttttggggggttttttttgttgttgttttttctttttggtattttgagacagggtttctctgtagctttggtacctgtcctggaactagctcttgtagaccaggttggccacaaactcacaaaggtactcttccctctgcctcctgagtgctggaattaaaggtgtgcgccaccaccacccggctaacttTAATCTCTTCCGTTAGAATTTTTTCTGattaaaacatttctatttttttttcttttctaggaagTCAAATGTAATTTCACCAGAAGGAATTATTCCTTTATTCCAGAGGGTATCAGTAACAGTGTTACCATCCTTGATCTCAGTTATAACCAGATCACTCTGAATGCATCGGACATCAGGGTGCTACAGATGTATTCTTTACTAACTGAGCTCTACTTGATGAAGAACAGCATTACTGCCATACACAATAATAGTTTCAGTAATCTCTCCAACCTAGAAATTTTAAACATCTGTGGAAATTCCATCAGTGTAATTGAACAGGGCTCATTTGTTGgcttaaataaagtaaaacagtTATATCTTTGccaaaacaaaatattacaaCTGAATCCCAATACATTTGTACCTCTATTCAACCTGAGAGTTCTAAATCTGCAAGGCAACTTGATAAACCACTTTGATGTGCCACAACGATTCCATCTGGAGCTGCTAACGTTGGATGGGAATCCATGGAACTGCACCTGTGGTCTACTCCAGCTGCAGAACTGGCTGAACAAGTCTAATGTGATATTAGGTAAGCAAGAAGACAATGTGACAGAACTTTGATGGTTTATGTCAGAATTGGAATAGAAAGAAGAAGTACTGCTCATTGGTAGACTCAGGCCTTGAACTTCATCTttagcaaaattaaaaataaaccaatatcaaaccaaacaaaacaaaaaattaaaaaaagcaaaaataccaCCTGGAAGAAACTGCAGAATAGACATGCATTCAGCCTACCTGGCAGAGGGTGACAATTTAAACAATGGTATATGCAAGTAGTATTAAACATGCAGAGTCATTACTTAATGTTATTTTTACATGTCAGatgtggtagtgcatacctttaattccaaagcttggtaggcagaggcagaaagaattcTTTTGAGTTCTAGGTaagccaggattacacagtgagatcctagctttaaaaaagattaatttttcttCAAGTACTTCCTGTCTATTCTTTAGGGTACTGTAccacaaaatacacaaaaagagGTCCCTTTGGCTGGCTAGTTATTTGTTTTCTAGCACTGGGGCTTGAACTGAAGGTGTTGTCTGATTTTGTTAACCGCACATCATACTCTGCTTGGGATCCAGATTATAACAATAATCTTAATCATAAAACTTCCTAAcatagccgggtgatggtggcgcacgcctttaatcccagcactcgggaggcagaggcaggcggatctctgtgagttcgagaccagcctggtctacaagagttagttccaggacaggctccaaagccacagagaaaccctgtctcgaaaaaacaaaacaaaaacaaaacaacaaaaaaaaacttcctaaCATACAAACTACAAAACTTCAATTAACCTGTATAACAGGAATATGCATCAACACTCATGTTGTCATACAAACTCAtctagagttcttttttttttttttttttttttttggtttttcgagacagggtttctctgtggttttggagcctgtcctggaactagctctgtagaccaggctggtctcgaactcacagagatccgcctgcctctgcctcccgagtgctgggattaaaggcgtgcgccaccaccgcccggctagagttcttataataaattttttgtttcatttattttatattttgtgtttaagTGTTCTGCCTaagtgtatgtgcaccatgtgtgtacctggtacttgcaaaggtcagaggagggcactggatccccccAGAACTAGAGTAAAGGATGGTCATGTACAACCATGTGaaagttggaaattaaacactgattctctgcaagagtagcaagtacttTAACTACTGAGATGCCTTTCCAGTCTTTCTTATTATCTCTCTACGAAGCCTGACTTGTCAAAACTTCTATATCAACATTATGTTATGAGCCACTTCTATTGAAATAATACATCCTAATTTATTTCTTTACCAGAAAATGAGAACATCACCATGTGTAGCTATCCAGATGACCTAAAGCACTACAGCATTAAGTCAGCACCATTCACTGCTGAATGCCACTCTAAATTTATTTCCACTATAACTGAAGATCTGTATATTGATTTTCCGTCCATTGGGAATTCAACTTCTAATAGCTCTCTAAAAAATTTAACACGGAACTCAGGTAATGTACTGGTTTTGAGCACGACTATTGCTGAATGTGTCAGACTAACCACACAGCTCTCCTTGTCTTTCACTATTTTGAACTTCTATGAACAATGTAAAAGAACAATTCATCTCAATGAAGCTTTACAAAATACTGAAATTTTAACTGAGCTCTGCTATATATCATTCACAGGAAATTGTGTATTAGTTAGCTAACTATTTACTACTCAAGACACCGCACTTCACAAGTATAAGTTAATGGTTCATGTGAGCTAGTAACAATACCTGGTTTTTAGTATGGGCTACTGCATAAACATGAGAGGATATGCAAGTCTATACACAAAATTCATTTATGTATCAAAAATACCACATGCATGTGGTCTGAAGATAATTTTATACAGTATTTTGGGGCATCTGCGTTTTTATAGTGCCCTTGAAGATGTTATGGAATTTCCACCTATGAAATCATGTTAGTGCTCAATGAGTTAGTTTTAGATTTTGGAGCATCTTGGGTTTTTTAAGTAGGATTTCTCAACCTTTAGTCACGTTGAAAACAATGTTCTTTGACCACAGTTTTCTTTAGTGTATTAGTAATTTTAATTCAAAGAAAACTGTAAAGTATGTTCCTTCCTAACACTGTTCGACCTTTGTcaacaaaatctctctctctcttctttaagAACATGAACCTCTTGGAAAAAGCTGGGCTCTCCTTGTTGGTGTTGTCGTCACTGTACTGCTAACGTCACTCCTCATCTTTATTGCTATCAAGTGTCCAATATGGTATAATATTCTGCTTAGTTACAATCATCATCGCCTGGAAGAGCACGAAGCAGAAACCTACGACAATGGCCTTACTAGAAACCCGAGCTCCCTTTCACAAATAACAGATACAAACTCTGAAGACATTACAGTAATATTCGAACAACTGCATTCATTTGTGGAAAATGATGATGGTTTTATTGAAGACAGATATATAGATATCAATGAGgtacaagaagaaaaataatttatcatgttgaaaatttgaaaaaatattatagCTTAGACAAAAAGATTTCTATTTGCAAAAAACTATAACAAGCAGACCGTCATATTAATCAGTACCTTATGTAAATATACAATTTTTTTGCTGTATTGCACAAGCAAGTCCAAATGCAGTAACTCATACTCTGATTAGCTAAAAGCTGAATAATTTATCTACACCACCACCACTTACTAGTGCCAGGAGTATTCAGAAAACCACAAACTGGTAAAAACAAAGTCCAAGAATGATTATTTACTAACTAAAATGAACAGATTCTGGTATTAACAAATGCATGTGCTGCAATGTCTGAAATTATACTAAAATTTTAACCaataaaggaatataaaatttAGATTTATATCATCAAAGTGAGGATCTTTGACTATAGAAATTAGTCTAATGCTCACAAATAAATCTACTGAATGgagaatattttttaatgctGCCTGAACCTAAAAAACAGTTTCCTTAAAAACCGGCAGCAATTTAAGGCATAGGCACAATGTTTAGGAATAATCCCTAATAATCGCTACTGATTTTGACAGTGATTGTTAGGAAGGGTTCCACATACAATTGTTATATTCAATATTGCAATGGCTTCTAAACTGGACATCACAACTACTCatgaattttctttcaaaacaaacatttctgtatctcttttgggagattatttttcaagtcattctgagctagagCTGAGGAATACTTAGTTAATCCACACATATCTGTTTGTGCTTCAATAAACAGAGCAATGCTTCCcaaattgttttctaaaacacTGATTATCTACAATGAAACTGACAAgcatttacagaaaaagaaaaaggtaccTAGTCAACTTACCAAAAGTATCTGAATTTAAACAAGGTGAACTAAGAGTCTTTCCTTTAGTATTGATATAGATTTTACTAAGCTGAGGTGTTCTCTGATAACTCAGAGTAAAATACTGAGTTTTGAAGAGCATTTACATAGCATGTGGAAGACCCTGGGttttcacatatacatatatatgtacacacacacacacacacacacacacgaagaaactttaaaatttacTTGATAACCAAACCCTTTCTTGGAAATATAGCTAAAAGCTCACAGCACATTAAAAGAACAAAGGACACACTCTGGAAACACTAGCCCTAAATAGGAAGGGTCTATCTAAAGCAAAATGGTTACCAATTCTTGTATAATGGATTAGctgcaaatataatttgaaccACTTACCAGTTTAAAGAGTGCATTCAAAAATTAGCAAAGTCTGCAAAGTCTGTGATTTACCATTCTATATTTGGGAAACTCAATGTATTTATCTGATTATTTTAGAGATAAGGCTATGGCAAAACACTGAACTTTTGAACTTTACTTGTGGATGAAATATGTGACATATTTTCTATGATTTTCGTCATCCACATACATAGAAGAGGACAGTGACTAGAGTTGAAGATGGAGCACAGCTGGAAATGTGCTGACAAAAGTTGGAATTAGACACATGGGCATACAATGCTCCGATTCTGATGTTCCAATTTCTAGTTAATAAAGATATTCAAAAAATGTACATGATAACATCTTACAAAAGACTAGTAATGTAGATCAGTTATATAAACAGTgccaagatagctcagcagttcaaAGTCCATGCAAaaaagcctgacaatctgagttcaatacccagaccAACATGAGaatcaagttgtcctctgagctccacatgtaCACTATGATACAAGTGtaccaacacacatatacatacatatatacacacacacaataataaatttaaaaatttttaaaggttaTATAAATAGTACATTCAGTTGGAATGTTCATAGATGGAAAATAAAGTATATCCCTTGAACCAAATGACTTATTTGtgttaatacatattttattatgtttatagtaacacaaagaatataaatatatctaaTCTTATGAATTATAAATTGCTTTAAGTatcaattttaaaacataaagcatctTTTTCTAAATAATCTAGCATTCTACTTAAATAACATTTCCTGCTTAAAATATCTAGAAATTAATTTTGGGGAAatagtataaaattataaataaacacaGATTATACCTGATCTCTTACATTCGACATTTTATTATTGGGTAGTTAGTAAATACCTGACTGAGGAGGaataaatgaacataaaattGTGACTAATATGCTTTTAAAGGACAACTGATTTTGACTGATGCCAAACTAGAAAGATAACTCAATTAAAATCATATATTTACTATGTAAACATTGTTGCAATCATTTGCTGAAGCTATCCCTACAACCAGCTTATACTAGACAGTTTTTCCATAATAAACCAGAGAATCAAACCACACTAAATGATGGCAAAAATGGAAGCTTTTTTCATATGTTGTCAATATGTATGGCCTTCCTTAGTTCCTCTAAATACATAGTCGAGATTAAGCTAGTGACCAAATACTTTTCaaatcttttactttttatttctagcatatatacttttaaaatatataactgtAAAATATAATTTGGGTATTAGCATAGCTTCTGAGATGTGAAATAGGGACACATAGGCTTTAAATTCTTTGAAGCGTTCAGAGCTACAACTTATATGTTTGCATACACTTTTTTCAGTACTTAAAAGAGAATCTTGTAAACAGTAAGTAAATGCCATAAATTTGCTCGATGGtttcaaagaaggaaggaaaagggaggaaaggaagcaagaaaacatttttaaaaagagtttggtattCTTTGTATAAGGAAGAGGCTGCCATATTTAAGAAAGTTATGCAGAGAAGTATTAATGATAGGTGGGGAAAGATACTCCTTGGTTTCTAACTAACAGAGGAATTACATTTCTCTTccaaatatttcattattatatttaaCAGCCTATTCTTCATCATGTTGTTTACTGTAGAAGTAACATGGGAGTGTATTTAGTgttaataaatttcagaaattttGGTTAATAACTAACCTTGCTCTCAAACAAATTAACAGTAGTAAGCTTCTGGAACAGAATGCTATACAGATGTTTATACACTATAGCTCAACTTTTACATTTACCTTACCATATGCTGAAGTATTTGATACTGgtcaaaactaattttaaaaattattttaattcacaTTTATTATCTTTGAAGGGATTACTGTTACATTTTATTATGGAAATCAAAACTAGTTCATATTTAGTCTTTATAAATAAGTTATGTATTAATTCACGTATAATCTATAGGCAGCATACAGAATTATGTATCATGAAAATTATATTATCATAGAGAATATAACTACCATAATGCCAATTAATGTACAAAGCCTACTGACTAATAACTGCTTCCATTAAAGTAGAACTAAAATGTCAAACTAGTTAAAAGTCTCAGATAAACTCTAAGAGTAGACATAAAGACATAATTCATCTTAGAGTTTAAGTTTTTGGAAGCAGAAATCATATTTATAGAATTGGGTAGTTCTTTCTTTTGTATACTATTCAGCTCCTTGatattaaaatagattttgtatTGAGACGTTatggtaaaataagaaaaaaatgacacgtTTTCTATTATAAATATATGCTTGTAACAGGTCAGTAAGATGCCAGTTGTggttcttcttgtttgtttgttttgatttgctttgttttattgaaacaaagtttctctgtgaaacagctctggctgtcctggaactcaatctgttgtccaggctggccttgaactcttatgAGATTCACccgcttctacctcccaaatgctgggattaaagttgtgcactaACATGCTCAGCCCAGGTGTGGATCttatctgtagtcccagcactcaggaggctgagccagaAAGATTCTTGTGAACTTGAGGTAGCCTACACTACAACTAAGATGTTGCTTCATAAGAATccaacaattaattaattaagagcaaattaagagaaaaagttaaaattttataagGAAATAAATGACTCACAAGTTAGACCATCTACCAAAACTAATTTATGAATCTGAACTTACGCTTGTCTTTCAGTAAATATGACATCCATGCTCTGTGTTTCTCGATCATTTTGAGCTTTAAGCTGTGCAAACAGTTAACTTTAAGTTAGTCATTAAAAAAGATAACCATCAAACCAAACTCTCTTTGTAAAGATTACTCTAGCTACAAACTAAATGAGATTATTGTAATAATGCAAAATacaaaaattacaagaaaaatgCATCTTTCATCTAACAAAGAACACTATCAGTTAACTTAGTCCTTTATATTGATATTATAAGTTCTcatcaaaataattcatttttctttagtgatctgtccaaaaattaaaattaaaattaatttatgtaaAAGCCATTTCAAAACCACACTGTATATTCAATAAATACTTGATTAGTCATATGCTGAATTTAGAATCAACATAATTTTGTTCTTAAATCTTTCATGATTTCCTAAGTACTCCTAGATGACTGTTATGTACACAGACGTGAATCTAGATCCAccccaaataaaaaaacaaataattttcaaagttttctatatttatttctaGCAATAAAATTTATCTCTAAGtttgtaaaactaaaaataatttacttaatttttttagaaCCCCAAATTtagaactcattttaaaaatcctggattttttttttagccaggATGATGCGgggcatgccattaatcccagcacttaagaagtagaggtagggccgggcagtggtggtgcacgcctttaatcccagcacttgggaggcagaggcaggcggatctctgtgagttcgagaccagcctggtctacaagacctagctccaggacaggctccaaaaccacagagaaaccctgtttcaaaaaaccaaaaaaaaaaaaaaaaaaaaaaaagaagcagaggtaggcggatatctgagtttgaggccagcctattctagTGAGggcttccaggacagctagggctgcacagggaaaccctgtctcaggaaaaaaaataaataaataaaaaatgctgttttcaCAGATTTCTTTGATCATGTAAGTAAATTATAAGCTaaagaatattatattttattcaaatatttaaaatgaaaataagttaaatattaaCATGAACACTGAACACAAATTCTCATTTACCAAAATCAGTAGTATAGCTATGCCTGGTATCATACCCATTCCTTTTTCTACTTGCTATTAGAACTATgaggaggtgctggagagatagctcagcagttaagaacacttgctgttcttccagaagacttgtgttcattttctagcacccatgtggagGCTCAAAGTCATCAGTTACTCTAGTTCCAGGCAATTTgatgccttctctggcctctgagggctcaGGGCATAGACATATAGGCAGATAAAACATCCACACACTTtcattaactcaaaaaaaaaaaactataagaaaacttttaaagatattatttcCATTGAATTTTAATTCcatttgtaaaaaaattaaaacctaaggaaacatttttttaaaaaaaagttatgaaccaaaatattattaatataaatcCAATCAATATAGATGGTTCTTCCCTAGTTTCATTgacagatattaaaatatttactccAACAGCAACAGGgatataaaaaacaataaaaagtgctTAATCATAATTGTGATACTTATGATCAGAGTCATAACCACCTCGAATGGCTATAAAAGGTTTTACCAAACTACTTCTagataaatgctttattttagagGATATGATTTATATACAATTATtacttatatttgtatattttcttacCATGTTGTAATCATTCATAACTTCTTCCATTTCAGTATTGGTATTGAGTTTATCTACCaactaaaagcaaaaatataacaaagaaagCACCATTTGGTTAGCCTTAATAAATTTTAGGCAAGTTTTAATATACATACCTATTTTCATAAATAGCTAATAATTTCAGTGTAAATACTATCAAGTGTCttactttctaaaaaaaaaaaatagcgagccacattaaaaaacaatattGAAAACCTAACATACTCTTCATTTGGCCAGTAAGTGAGAAGTGATGAATTACTGTTCCTTTAAGAACACTGAAGAGCTTTCTCTGCTTTGAAATGACCAAGTTTATAAAGgtctgaaacagaaaaaaagcagcGTTGGAAATTATCTGCCACTTGAATTTTTCCCCTCCTGGAAACATTAACTGTTTTAGAAATTTATAGTAGTGAAAAGGCAAAACAACTTTCTTtcccataaatttattttataaaacagagCACTAGTAAATCTAATTCTTAAGTCAGAGAATgtcctgctcttacagaggatgtgagttcaggtcctagcacccacaccaaGCAGCTTTAAGTGCCTCTAACTGTCTCCAGGGAATCAACACTATCACCTCCTTTGGGCCTCTGTGGGTAATGGcattcatgtgcatacacatatacacataattagaagtaaaacaaaatctttaaaacaataaacaatagaaaacaaCACTAAAAGAAATTCTAATTAATATTGGTCTCGAGGTGTTTTTACAGAGCATATGCTCAGAAAATTTAAGAACTACAAAATATTCTAATTAGCAAAATTTCACTGGTAAGTATTAATATTAACTAGTTATATCATAATTTACCTAATCAACAGTGGAGACAAAAGCTAGTCATACCATAATTGTTTAATGTGCCTCAGGAATTAGAAAGAAATTCTGATGCTAGAAACTTCCTGGAGGCAGTGTTACTCCAAGGACAAGGAATTAACAGCATTGCCAAGGTGATAGTCTGCACTGGAAATATCCTCGGTGGAACTATTTTTATGAGTGTACTCATTTTGACAGAATGCACACAAAATTGAACACTCAGATGGAAGTAATCTGTATGCTAGGTAATAATTTAAATGTCATGATGACAATGCTCCATAGCAAGGTAAAGGTGTTTTTAAAGCAATGGAATCATTCTTACCTAATAAAt
Protein-coding regions in this window:
- the Lrrc19 gene encoding leucine-rich repeat-containing protein 19 — translated: MKITHFMTVFWPLSMLLFDKSQASKTEVKCNFTRRNYSFIPEGISNSVTILDLSYNQITLNASDIRVLQMYSLLTELYLMKNSITAIHNNSFSNLSNLEILNICGNSISVIEQGSFVGLNKVKQLYLCQNKILQLNPNTFVPLFNLRVLNLQGNLINHFDVPQRFHLELLTLDGNPWNCTCGLLQLQNWLNKSNVILENENITMCSYPDDLKHYSIKSAPFTAECHSKFISTITEDLYIDFPSIGNSTSNSSLKNLTRNSEHEPLGKSWALLVGVVVTVLLTSLLIFIAIKCPIWYNILLSYNHHRLEEHEAETYDNGLTRNPSSLSQITDTNSEDITVIFEQLHSFVENDDGFIEDRYIDINEVQEEK